From Thalassotalea euphylliae, the proteins below share one genomic window:
- the rpoE gene encoding RNA polymerase sigma factor RpoE yields MSEQLIDQELVERVQRGDKGAFNLLVTKYQSKVASLVGRYVKNQADVPDIVQEAFIKAYRALPNFRGESAFYTWLYRIAVNCSKNHMVAGSRKPPSSDVEVEEAEFYEGGDALRENASPERMLLTDEIRRVVFETMEQLPEDLRLAINFREIEGLSYEEIATIMECPVGTVRSRIFRARDAIDKKISPLLKR; encoded by the coding sequence ATGAGCGAACAGTTAATCGATCAGGAATTGGTCGAGAGAGTACAACGTGGAGACAAAGGGGCTTTTAATTTACTGGTTACCAAGTATCAATCAAAAGTCGCTAGCTTGGTTGGACGTTATGTCAAAAATCAAGCAGATGTGCCAGATATTGTCCAAGAAGCATTTATCAAAGCGTATCGGGCACTACCTAACTTTCGTGGGGAAAGTGCGTTTTATACCTGGTTATACCGAATCGCCGTGAACTGCTCGAAAAACCATATGGTGGCGGGTAGTCGCAAACCACCTAGCTCTGATGTTGAGGTGGAAGAAGCCGAATTTTACGAAGGCGGCGATGCGCTAAGAGAAAACGCTTCACCAGAGCGCATGTTGTTAACCGATGAAATCAGACGCGTCGTGTTTGAAACCATGGAGCAATTGCCGGAAGACTTGCGCTTAGCCATTAATTTTAGAGAAATTGAAGGGCTGAGCTACGAAGAAATTGCCACCATTATGGAGTGCCCCGTGGGGACGGTAAGGTCGCGCATCTTCCGGGCGCGAGACGCAATAGATAAAAAGATTAGCCCTTTGCTCAAGCGCTAA
- a CDS encoding sigma-E factor negative regulatory protein encodes MSDNKFETVSGIIDSYQQDVEKLDSVLADSDAAERWQNYHLIGDVLREETPKAMSLDLSTQIATAIADEPTVLAPKRRTFVAAAKAKVVQFGKPFGQVAIAASAAGLMILGVQQTNVADNEVITPAQQVIQTTPFAGVADPVSLNYQTTDRAAQKQAYLEQQRRFQALLTDHQQQVKLSAVTKNEQKQDAVPAPASSENKAQDTPQ; translated from the coding sequence ATGAGTGATAATAAGTTTGAAACCGTCTCAGGTATCATTGACAGCTACCAGCAAGACGTTGAAAAACTTGATAGTGTGTTGGCTGATAGTGATGCAGCTGAGCGCTGGCAGAACTATCATCTAATTGGTGATGTGTTAAGAGAAGAAACACCAAAAGCCATGTCGCTTGATTTATCAACACAAATTGCGACAGCCATAGCCGATGAGCCAACTGTATTAGCCCCTAAACGCCGTACTTTCGTTGCTGCTGCCAAAGCCAAAGTAGTACAGTTTGGCAAGCCATTTGGACAAGTCGCCATTGCTGCTTCTGCTGCCGGCTTGATGATCTTAGGTGTGCAACAAACGAATGTGGCTGACAATGAAGTGATCACGCCAGCGCAACAAGTCATTCAAACAACCCCTTTTGCTGGTGTCGCAGATCCGGTGAGCTTAAACTACCAAACCACAGATCGCGCTGCGCAAAAGCAGGCATATTTAGAGCAACAACGTCGCTTTCAAGCATTGCTGACAGATCATCAACAGCAAGTTAAGTTAAGTGCTGTAACGAAAAATGAGCAAAAACAAGACGCTGTGCCAGCGCCAGCATCATCAGAGAACAAGGCTCAAGATACTCCTCAATGA
- a CDS encoding MucB/RseB C-terminal domain-containing protein has translation MKLISCMLLLLSTSFSAVAMESEQAQSWLKRLSDSLNNLNFTTSFVVVKNNQAEPYHWFHGIGSDKQQLEILSLLNGPRRDVLRRGEIVSYIEPELPPYSVSASHISGPIPAIFSQDVSRLEENYEFISVGRSRVLGKSAQLIRIVARDGHRLGHWLWLDMDTGLPLKMALITRKGQLLEQIQFTHLEITEQPSESLKQLASAELPQVLALPDSKQQTFAWQVNWLPAGFERVSANRHRIANTKQPVEFMLFNDGLVDISVYVNPSQEKQRAVEFVMNGATVILNQITNGIEVSVVGKIPSATAKAIADSVALNGSNQTDAGAQ, from the coding sequence ATGAAACTAATCAGTTGTATGTTACTGCTGTTAAGCACAAGCTTTTCAGCGGTGGCAATGGAAAGTGAACAAGCTCAGTCTTGGCTAAAGCGCCTTTCCGATTCACTCAATAACCTCAATTTCACCACTTCTTTTGTTGTTGTTAAAAATAACCAAGCAGAGCCTTATCACTGGTTTCACGGTATTGGTAGCGACAAACAGCAATTAGAAATATTATCCTTACTCAATGGCCCAAGACGAGATGTACTGCGCCGTGGTGAAATTGTTAGCTATATAGAACCAGAATTACCGCCGTATTCGGTGTCAGCGAGCCATATCAGTGGCCCTATTCCTGCGATTTTCAGTCAAGACGTGTCACGCTTGGAAGAAAATTACGAGTTTATTTCGGTGGGACGTAGCCGTGTTTTGGGGAAATCAGCTCAGCTTATTCGCATTGTTGCCCGAGATGGTCACCGATTAGGTCACTGGCTGTGGTTAGACATGGATACTGGCCTGCCGCTGAAAATGGCGTTGATTACCCGTAAAGGCCAATTGTTAGAGCAAATTCAATTTACGCACTTGGAAATTACTGAGCAACCGTCGGAAAGTTTAAAACAGCTAGCCAGTGCTGAGTTGCCACAAGTGCTAGCCTTACCGGATAGCAAGCAACAAACGTTTGCTTGGCAAGTGAACTGGTTACCCGCAGGTTTTGAACGAGTCAGTGCTAATCGCCATCGCATCGCTAACACAAAACAGCCAGTTGAATTTATGCTATTTAATGACGGATTAGTGGATATTTCTGTTTACGTGAACCCAAGTCAGGAAAAGCAACGAGCTGTTGAGTTTGTCATGAACGGTGCAACTGTCATCTTAAACCAGATAACGAATGGTATTGAGGTCAGTGTTGTTGGTAAAATACCATCAGCAACGGCTAAAGCAATTGCAGATTCAGTGGCACTGAATGGCTCAAATCAAACAGATGCAGGTGCTCAGTAG
- a CDS encoding SoxR reducing system RseC family protein: MDEKATIVEVNNHSVVVESQVKSTCSQCQQVDNCGSGLVAKALPQQKLRVEIVTQEQFTVGEQVIISIPEQAMLAVAWQVYLSPVIGLMLGAGLGQLLLLNGTISHELPTIMMGFAGGYAGFKWAKARLDNNPKQQALVPTIKQRLISTLATPIS; the protein is encoded by the coding sequence ATGGATGAAAAAGCGACCATTGTTGAAGTTAACAACCACAGTGTGGTGGTTGAAAGCCAAGTTAAGTCCACCTGCAGCCAGTGCCAACAGGTGGACAACTGTGGCAGCGGACTTGTTGCTAAAGCTTTACCACAACAAAAACTGCGCGTGGAAATTGTTACGCAAGAACAGTTCACCGTTGGTGAACAAGTGATTATCAGCATCCCTGAGCAAGCTATGCTAGCGGTTGCTTGGCAGGTTTATTTATCGCCTGTTATCGGTTTAATGCTTGGCGCTGGCCTAGGTCAACTATTGTTACTTAACGGCACAATAAGCCATGAATTGCCAACCATTATGATGGGGTTTGCTGGTGGTTATGCGGGCTTTAAATGGGCAAAAGCAAGATTGGATAACAACCCGAAACAACAAGCGCTAGTGCCAACGATTAAACAACGTTTGATTTCTACTTTAGCGACACCAATTTCATAG
- the lepA gene encoding translation elongation factor 4 has protein sequence MKHIRNFSIIAHIDHGKSTLSDRLIQHCGGLSDREMEAQVLDSMDLERERGITIKAQSVTLDYKARDGETYQLNFIDTPGHVDFSYEVSRSLASCEGALLVVDAGQGVEAQTVANCYTAIDFDMEVLPILNKIDLPQADPERVCEEIEDIIGIDATGAVSCSAKTGIGIEDVLECIVENIPAPEGNPDDNLQALIIDSWFDNYQGVVSLVRVMNGEVRAGDKMVVMSTGQTHIIDKVGIFTPKQTETGVLKTGEVGFIIAGIKEIHGAPVGDTITIAKKEADAPLPGFKKVQPQVYAGIFPISSDDYENFRDALNKLSLNDASLFFEPENSSALGFGFRVGFLGMLHMEIIQERLAREYDLDLITTAPTVNYEVETTRGEVLQIDNPTDLPPINEIAEIREPIVQANILVPQEHLGNVITLCIEKRGVQKDLVYHGNQVAVTYELPMAEVVMDFFDKLKSTSRGYASLDYHFIRFQPADMVRVDVMINGDRVDALAMITHRSNSVPRGRDLVEKLRELIHRQMFDIAIQAAIGNNIIARSTIKQMRKNVTAKCYGGDVSRKKKLLQKQKEGKKRMKQLGNVEVPQEAFLAVLKLDK, from the coding sequence ATGAAACATATCCGAAATTTCTCCATTATTGCCCATATTGATCACGGTAAATCGACCTTATCAGATCGTCTAATTCAACATTGTGGCGGTTTGTCTGATCGTGAAATGGAAGCACAAGTTTTGGATTCAATGGATCTTGAACGCGAGCGCGGTATCACCATCAAAGCACAAAGTGTGACGTTAGACTACAAAGCACGCGACGGTGAAACTTACCAGCTGAACTTTATCGACACGCCAGGCCATGTTGACTTCTCATACGAAGTATCACGCTCGTTAGCGTCATGTGAAGGTGCACTGTTAGTTGTTGACGCCGGCCAAGGTGTTGAAGCACAAACGGTCGCCAACTGTTACACCGCAATTGATTTTGATATGGAAGTACTGCCTATCTTAAACAAAATCGATTTACCACAAGCTGACCCTGAGCGCGTGTGTGAAGAAATTGAAGATATTATCGGTATTGATGCGACAGGCGCAGTCTCTTGTTCGGCAAAAACCGGTATCGGTATTGAAGATGTTTTAGAGTGCATTGTTGAAAATATTCCGGCGCCAGAAGGTAACCCAGACGATAACCTGCAAGCGCTAATCATCGACTCTTGGTTTGATAACTACCAAGGTGTTGTGTCACTTGTCCGTGTGATGAACGGTGAAGTGCGCGCTGGCGACAAGATGGTAGTCATGTCGACGGGGCAAACCCATATTATTGATAAAGTGGGTATTTTTACCCCTAAACAAACAGAAACAGGTGTATTAAAAACCGGTGAAGTAGGCTTTATTATCGCGGGTATTAAAGAAATTCACGGTGCGCCAGTAGGTGACACCATCACCATTGCGAAAAAAGAAGCAGACGCACCGCTGCCGGGCTTTAAAAAAGTACAACCGCAAGTATACGCGGGTATTTTCCCGATCAGCTCTGACGATTATGAAAACTTCCGCGATGCGTTAAACAAGCTGAGCTTGAATGACGCTTCGTTATTCTTCGAGCCAGAGAACTCATCAGCATTGGGCTTCGGCTTCCGCGTTGGTTTCCTCGGCATGTTGCACATGGAAATTATTCAAGAGCGTTTAGCGCGTGAATATGACCTAGATCTGATCACCACGGCACCAACGGTAAACTACGAAGTAGAAACTACCCGTGGTGAAGTGTTGCAAATTGACAATCCAACAGACTTACCGCCAATTAATGAAATTGCCGAGATTCGCGAGCCCATCGTACAAGCCAATATTCTTGTGCCGCAAGAGCACTTGGGTAACGTGATTACCTTGTGTATTGAAAAGCGCGGCGTGCAAAAAGACTTGGTATACCATGGCAATCAAGTGGCGGTAACTTACGAGTTGCCAATGGCCGAAGTGGTGATGGACTTCTTCGATAAATTGAAATCGACCAGTCGTGGTTATGCGTCATTGGATTACCATTTTATTCGCTTCCAACCGGCTGACATGGTGCGTGTAGACGTAATGATCAATGGCGACCGTGTTGACGCGTTGGCAATGATCACCCACCGTTCAAACTCAGTGCCTCGTGGTCGTGACTTGGTGGAAAAATTACGTGAGCTTATTCACCGCCAAATGTTTGATATTGCGATTCAGGCAGCGATTGGTAACAACATTATTGCTCGTAGTACCATCAAACAAATGCGTAAAAACGTGACGGCAAAATGTTACGGTGGTGACGTTAGTCGTAAGAAGAAATTATTGCAGAAGCAAAAGGAAGGTAAAAAGCGCATGAAGCAGTTAGGTAATGTTGAAGTACCTCAAGAAGCGTTTTTAGCCGTATTGAAACTCGATAAGTAA